A part of Natator depressus isolate rNatDep1 chromosome 18, rNatDep2.hap1, whole genome shotgun sequence genomic DNA contains:
- the TNFRSF8 gene encoding tumor necrosis factor receptor superfamily member 8, with translation MAARGLLLLLLLLLRGTQAAPPQTSIPSPQSCDVRENWLYDETSQRCCYQCPSGYHKQKECPTDPGRDCGQCEPEHFLNREQGKPHCKACVSCKPEFDLVEKVPCSYSSRRVCECRAGLFCKVAVLNSCARCISHTVCKPGFGVLARGTSEVDVSCEECPSGTFSDQHSSTEHCKPHTDCAKLNKIAVGSGNSTHDQVCIDPPPTHLTPATLSGKFSNEPKDSTRARPPHLSEQPTTVGGQHSHAATKPVTRASILTSDAASGDANWTATGTVGGSDTKHAAGTSPTSDIATEKTAKTGDGSFVPWGAVVLCSMVLLAGMLAVWQRKVCKRRIFTLSRKTPDLYPVTTARPRSVRQGSDLMKNCAKRFSMLKADKESEERELLNRPPNPIVETNNNLVSSSEKNPSPDSSLAEMIQSTGNATDYPADSRVRDHTNNRIDKIYIMKADTVIVGSISEVPVSKNCAVRGYENDAEPQENTEEKELVMHYPQQETESFPGGDVMIPVEEEGKEFHHPTTATEK, from the exons ACATCGATTCCCTCACCTCAGTCCTGTGATGTGCGAGAGAACTGGCTCTATGATGAAACTTCACAACGCTGCTGCTACCAATGTCCCTCAG GCTACCATAAACAGAAAGAGTGTCCCACAGATCCAGGCCGGGACTGTGGGCAGTGTGAGCCCGAGCACTTCCTGAACAGGGAACAAGGGAAGCCACACTGCAAGGCCTGCGTTTCATGCAAGCCAG AATTCGACCTTGTGGAGAAAGTCCCTTGCTCCTACAGTTCCAGAAGGGTGTGTGAGTGCCGAGCAGGGCTGTTTTGTAAGGTTGCAGTTCTGAACAGCTGTGCGCGATGCATTTCCCACACTGTCTGCAAGCCAGGATTTGGAGTCCTAGCCAGAG gcACCTCAGAAGTTGATGTCTCCTGCGAAGAATGCCCTTCGGGTACCTTCTCTGATCAGCACTCCAGCACCGAACACTGCAAGCCTCACACAGA ctgtgCCAAGCTAAACAAGATAGCAGTGGGCAGCGGAAATTCCACGCACGACCAAGTCTGCATCGATCCGCCTCCCACGCACCTCACACCTGCCACTTTGTCTGGGAAATTCAGCAACGAGCCAAAGGATTCCACCAGGGCAAGACCACCGCACCTGAGCGAGCAGCCAACCACTGTGGGAGGCCAGCATTCCCACGCTGCCACAAAGCCAGTGACCAGGGCCAGCATCCTCACGAGTGACGCAGCCTCTGGTGATGCCAACTGGACCGCTACGGGAACCGTCGGTGGATCGGATACAAAACACGCAGCTGGCACTTCCCCTACCTCAGATATAGCTACAGAGAAGACTGCCAAGACAG GTGATGGGAGCTTTGTTCCCTGGGGTGCGGTGGTTCTCTGCAGCATGGTGCTACTCGCTGGTATGCTGGCGGTTTGGCAAAGGAAGGTTTGCAAGCGGCGGATCTTCACCTTGAGTAGGAAGA CTCCTGATCTGTATCCAGTCACTACAGCTAGACCCAGATCTGTACGTCAGG GTTCTGATCTGATGAAGAACTGTGCA AAGAGGTTCAGTATGCTGAAAGCTGACAAAGAGTCAGAAGAGAGGGAGTTACTAAACAGACCCCCCAACCCCATTGTGGAAACCAACAACAACTTGGTCTCCAGCTCAGAAAAAAATCCCAGTCCCGACTCAAGCCTGGCTGAGATGATCCAGAGCACTGGGAATGCCACCGACTACCCTGCTGATTCCCGAGTGAGGGACCACACTAATAACCGAATCG ACAAAATATACATAATGAAAGCCGACACTGTGATTGTGGGGTCCATTTCAGAAGTGCCCGTCAGCAAGAACTGCGCCGTTAGAGGATATGAAAATGATGCCGAGCCCCAAGAAAACACGGAGGAAAAAGAACTTGTAATGCATTATCCGCAGCAGGAGACAGAATCATTTCCAGGAGGTGATGTAATGATTCCAGTAGAGGAGGAGGGCAAGGAATTTCATCACCCTACCACTGCCACTGAGAAGTGA